From a single Paenibacillus sp. FSL W8-0426 genomic region:
- a CDS encoding IclR family transcriptional regulator gives MEDRKLTVRAVERALDILLCFTTRSDLGLTEIASQIGLHKSTVHRLMATLEDRGFVIRDAATEKYRLGIRIWELSAHMSRSDDPAILLLPAMERLRDRLGETVSLYLRDGAERIRIQAVQSDQAIRRVAPVGARLPLSVGASSKVLMAFASEEDREELMNGPEWPVFIDPQAYLAQMADIRNAGYATSYEEREPGAAAVSVPIMGRDGRIAAALSVSGPVSRLSQETLHEYAPVLKEAAAQMGLMLA, from the coding sequence ATGGAGGACCGAAAGTTAACCGTCCGGGCTGTAGAACGGGCGCTGGATATATTATTGTGTTTTACGACCCGCAGCGATCTGGGATTGACCGAAATTGCCAGCCAGATCGGATTGCATAAGAGCACCGTGCATCGTCTCATGGCTACCCTGGAAGACCGGGGATTTGTGATCCGCGATGCGGCGACCGAGAAATACAGACTCGGCATTCGCATTTGGGAACTATCCGCGCATATGTCCCGGAGCGACGATCCCGCCATTTTGCTGCTGCCGGCGATGGAACGGCTGAGAGATCGGCTCGGGGAGACGGTGAGCTTGTATCTGCGCGACGGTGCCGAACGGATTCGGATACAGGCCGTACAGAGCGATCAGGCGATCCGCCGGGTGGCTCCCGTTGGCGCAAGGCTGCCGTTGTCCGTAGGGGCTTCCAGCAAGGTGCTGATGGCTTTTGCAAGCGAGGAAGACCGGGAAGAACTGATGAACGGCCCGGAATGGCCCGTATTCATCGATCCGCAGGCGTATTTGGCGCAGATGGCGGATATTCGGAACGCCGGCTACGCCACAAGTTACGAAGAGCGCGAACCGGGGGCTGCGGCGGTGTCCGTGCCCATTATGGGCCGGGATGGCCGGATCGCCGCCGCGTTGTCCGTATCGGGGCCTGTCAGCCGCCTTTCCCAGGAGACGCTCCATGAGTATGCTCCGGTCCTGAAAGAAGCTGCGGCGCAGATGGGACTTATGCTGGCCTGA